In Corythoichthys intestinalis isolate RoL2023-P3 chromosome 11, ASM3026506v1, whole genome shotgun sequence, a single genomic region encodes these proteins:
- the zic6 gene encoding zic family member 6: MTSLQARFSAGFPLPCSVNPGERSSEPSVVLPPLAGEHTGLPTGTSLKLCPSRSLRDYPETRSSAYVDHSLPHYFEQPGPRGFLVGGGMPPGTEQLAPSRGNHQARYRDFTGCRDARTGSFFTSYQEQASGGEHGQVMLGIPGDLLTRGHPYGGAASPKGGVTPFLGLYKPFVHHRGGSDALLRCGAKVKSELVCKWSPDGPACSRAFGTMYELVSHVTVEHVGAAEQAEYVCRWERCARNSKPFKAKYKLVNHVRVHTGEKPFPCPFHGCEKVFARSENLKIHKRTHTGEKPFKCEFEGCNRRFANSSDRKKHSHVHSSDKPYTCKVRGCDKCYTHPSSLRKHMKLHGSKEAPSGGGAVAAAGDSHPGDHGTESPLLLSSIHDVGSLSPGSPDDSRSRLPLGFDNRSQPLLDTLLLQRASYSSTGSGSAVGGGGTMRAQAAQYHCGQAGHTFAQQSRTFTSAHFQKRFVNGWYTCHSGVDS; this comes from the exons ATGACAAGCCTGCAGGCGAGGTTCAGTGCAGGCTTCCCTCTCCCGTGCAGCGTCAACCCGGGGGAGAGGAGCAGTGAACCCAGCGTGGTGCTGCCACCTTTGGCAGGGGAGCACACGGGACTCCCCACTGGCACTTCCTTAAAACTCTGCCCCTCGCGCTCTTTGCGAGACTACCCCGAGACGAGGTCCAGTGCATACGTTGACCACTCGCTCCCCCACTACTTCGAGCAGCCCGGCCCTAGGGGCTTCCTCGTCGGAGGCGGCATGCCACCGGGCACCGAGCAGCTTGCGCCGTCAAGGGGGAACCACCAGGCGCGCTACCGGGACTTCACCGGCTGCAGGGACGCCAGAACCGGCTCCTTTTTTACCAGCTACCAGGAGCAGGCCTCCGGCGGCGAGCACGGTCAGGTGATGCTGGGCATACCCGGCGACCTCCTCACCCGGGGCCACCCGTACGGGGGCGCCGCGAGTCCCAAGGGAGGCGTTACGCCCTTCCTGGGGCTCTACAAACCCTTCGTGCACCACCGCGGCGGAAGCGACGCGCTCCTCAGGTGCGGCGCCAAAGTTAAGAGCGAGCTGGTGTGCAAGTGGAGCCCCGACGGGCCGGCGTGCTCCAGAGCCTTCGGGACCATGTACGAGCTCGTCAGCCACGTGACCGTGGAGCACGTCGGCGCGGCGGAGCAGGCCGAGTACGTGTGCCGGTGGGAGAGGTGCGCCCGCAACAGCAAGCCCTTCAAAGCCAAATACAAGCTGGTCAACCACGTCAGGGTCCACACTGGGGAGAAGCCCTTTCCCTGCCCCTTCCACGGCTGCGAGAAGGTCTTCGCCAGGTCGGAGAATCTCAAAATCCATAAGAGGACGCATACAG GTGAAAAGcctttcaaatgcgaatttgagGGTTGCAACCGGAGGTTCGCCAACAGCAGCGATCGCAAGAAGCACTCGCACGTGCACTCCAGCGACAAGCCGTACACGTGCAAAGTAAGAGGCTGCGACAAGTGCTACACGCACCCGAGCTCGCTCCGCAAGCACATGAAGCTCCACGGCTCCAAGGAGGCCCCGAGCGGCGGTGGCGCAGTGGCCGCGGCAGGAGACTCGCATCCTGGTGATCACGGCACTGAGTCCCCGTTGCTTCTCAGCTCCATTCACGACGTGGGGTCATTGTCCCCGGGGAGTCCAGACGACTCGAGGTCACGGCTTCCACTCGGGTTCGACAACAGGTCGCAGCCCCTGCTGGACACGCTGTTGCTGCAGAGAGCCTCCTATAGCAGCACCGGAAGCGGCAGTGCCGTAGGAGGAGGCGGCACCATGAGGGCTCAGGCCGCCCAGTACCACTGCGGCCAGGCCggccacacttttgctcaacaaAGCAGGACTTTTACGTCTGCCCACTTCCAAAAACGTTTCGTCAACGGGTGGTATACTTGTCACAGTGGTGTCGACTCGTAG
- the zic3 gene encoding zinc finger protein ZIC 3, which translates to MTMLLDSGPQFASLGVGGFGAPRHPDIGNRDASLGLNPFSESSHSAAFKISPVGHDIASGQTSAFTPQAGGYAAALGHAHGGQVGSYGGGAFNSTRDFLFRNRSVGDSGAPSAQHGLFAASAGSLHGPPGIAENPGHLLFPGLHEQSVSHPSPGGHVVNSQMHLGLRGDLFGRADPYRPVASPRTDPYGAAAAAAQLHNYNHPINMNMGMNVPSHHGPGAFFRYMRQPIKQELSCKWIDEHQMNRPKKTCDRTFSTMHEMVTHVSMEHVGGPEQSNHICFWEDCPREGKSFKAKYKLVNHIRVHTGEKPFPCPFPGCGKIFARSENLKIHKRTHTGEKPFKCEFDGCDRRFANSSDRKKHMHVHTSDKPYICKVCDKSYTHPSSLRKHMKVHESQGSESSPAASSGYESSTPPVLGSASNEDPTKTPPSAVQNTSGHSEGLAPNFNEWYV; encoded by the exons ATGACTATGCTTCTCGATAGCGGTCCGCAGTTCGCGTCGCTAGGAGTGGGCGGCTTCGGGGCACCAAGGCACCCCGACATCGGCAACAGGGACGCGAGCCTGGGACTCAACCCGTTCAGCGAGTCCTCGCACTCGGCGGCGTTCAAAATCAGCCCCGTGGGCCACGACATCGCCTCCGGTCAGACGTCCGCCTTCACCCCGCAAGCCGGCGGCTATGCGGCGGCTCTGGGACACGCGCACGGCGGTCAGGTGGGCTCGTACGGCGGGGGGGCGTTCAATTCCACGCGGGACTTTCTCTTCCGGAACCGAAGCGTGGGGGACTCCGGCGCTCCGAGCGCGCAGCACGGGCTCTTCGCCGCCTCGGCCGGGAGCCTCCACGGGCCACCGGGTATCGCGGAAAACCCGGGCCATCTTCTCTTTCCCGGACTCCACGAGCAGAGCGTGAGCCACCCGTCGCCCGGCGGCCACGTCGTCAACAGCCAAATGCACCTGGGTTTGCGCGGGGACCTTTTTGGGCGGGCAGACCCGTACCGGCCGGTGGCCAGTCCGCGCACGGACCCGTACggtgcggcggcggcggcggcacaGCTGCACAACTACAACCACCCCATCAACATGAACATGGGCATGAACGTGCCCAGCCACCACGGCCCGGGGGCCTTCTTCCGCTACATGCGGCAGCCCATCAAGCAAGAACTGTCGTGCAAGTGGATAGACGAGCACCAGATGAACAGACCCAAAAAGACGTGCGACAGGACGTTCAGCACCATGCACGAAATGGTCACGCACGTATCCATGGAGCACGTCGGAGGACCCGAGCAGAGCAACCACATCTGCTTCTGGGAGGACTGCCCTCGGGAGGGAAAGTCCTTTAAGGCCAAGTACAAACTCGTCAACCACATCCGGGTGCACACGGGCGAGAAGCCCTTCCCCTGCCCCTTCCCGGGCTGCGGGAAAATATTCGCCCGCTCGGAGAACTTAAAAATCCACAAAAGAACGCACACGG GTGAGAAGCCGTTCAAGTGTGAATTCGACGGCTGCGACAGACGCTTTGCCAACAGCAGCGACCGGAAGAAGCACATGCACGTGCACACGTCGGACAAGCCGTACATCTGCAAAGTGTGCGACAAGTCCTACACGCACCCTAGCTCTCTCAGGAAACACATGAAG GTCCACGAGTCCCAAGGGTCCGAATCGTCCCCGGCAGCAAGTTCTGGATACGAGTCGTCCACACCCCCGGTTCTGGGCTCGGCCTCCAACGAGGACCCGACAAAAACACCCCCGTCAGCCGTGCAAAACACGTCTGGACACAGCGAAGGGCTGGCGCCTAACTTTAACGAATGGTACGTTTGA